One part of the Neoarius graeffei isolate fNeoGra1 chromosome 2, fNeoGra1.pri, whole genome shotgun sequence genome encodes these proteins:
- the LOC132871698 gene encoding uncharacterized protein LOC132871698: MVLFNTSFQAEGVMIHKLHAEMKRLVKGYILPARLIVDPLTEVSLNEEHQLPNTELFVGSEATALIVNEDLSTARIYKTARAFYVETIRKMLKVFPLDSELLKALTVLDPASRLDLSPVTVTRLGEMLPQLRLDPDKLREELIDYQVADKKELPQEQKVDRFWGLLGKQQCFSEIARLMKALLCIPHSNASSERTFSMVRKITTENRSSLSNSTLCSFLSCKINYTKPAHKYVPSKNVLKAAKSATYLYPHASTKE; the protein is encoded by the exons ATGGTGTTATTCAACACTTCTTTCCAG GCAGAGGGAGTGATGATTCACAAATTGCATGCTGAAATGAAACGACTGGTGAAGGGGTACATCCTGCCGGCCAGACTGATTGTGGACCCTTTGACTGAGGTGTCACTCAATGAAGAACACCAGCTGCCAAATACTGAGCTCTTCGTCGGATCTGAGGCTACAGCATTAATTGTGAATGAAGACCTCTCCACAGCGAGAATCTATAA GACAGCCAGGGCCTTCTACGTTGAAACCATTAGGAAGATGCTGAAGGTTTTCCCTCTTGATTCCGAGCTGCTGAAGGCGCTAACCGTGCTTGACCCAGCCTCTCGCCTGGATCTCTCACCAGTGACAG TGACAAGGCTAGGTGAGATGCTTCCTCAACTAAGGCTTGATCCAGATAAACTGAGGGAGGAGCTAATAGACTACCAAGTTGCTGACAAGAAGGAATTGCCACAGGAGCAGAAAGTGGACAGATTCTGGGGCCTATTAGGGAAACAACAGTGCTTTAGTGAGATAGCTAGGCTTATGAAAGCATTATTGTGTATTCCCCATAGCAATGCCTCCTCAGAAAGAACCTTCAGCATGGTAAGGAAGATAACTACAGAGAACAGGTCAAGTTTGAGCAATAGTACTCTGTGCTCTTTTTTGTCCTGCAAGATAAACTACACCAAACCTGCTCACAAGTATGTCCCTTCTAAAAATGTTCTAAAAGCGGCTAAGTCAGCCACCTACTTGTACCCACATGCCTCTACAAAAGAATAG